ATTTTTCACGGAACACCGATTTGTCTGAAAGGGTTTCATCATGACATATACGAGCGTGCCCGCCCCTTCCGGGAAGAGCCCCCTTGCCTCGCATCCGGCGCTTGAGAAGCTCGAAGATCGGGCACTCAATGGACACAAAGAAAAAGGGGCTGCGGCATCGCCGCAACCCCTTGATTTCCATGGCGCCCCCGGCACGACTCGAACGTGCGACACACGGATTAGGAATCCGTTGCTCTGTCCTCTGAGCTACGGGGGCGCTCGAAGTTGGATATTTTACCACCGCCGCCCCCCAAGTCAAGACTTTTCCGCCGGACCGCCCGGCGGCCGGCCTCTTGACAAGGCACTTTCTGATGGTAAACTCAAAAGGATGGCGCTTCGGACGATCAAGAACTTCGAGGTCAAATACCTCCAGATACTCGACGAGGACGGCCGCTTCGACGCTTCGCTCATGGACGAGCCGCCTGATGCGGTCGTCAGGGAGTTCTTCTCCAAGATAATCCTTGCCAGGACCTTCAACTCCAGGGCCCTGAGCCTCCAGCGCGAAGGGCGCATCGGCACATACGCCTCCATCTTCGGCCAGGAGGCCTCACAGATAGGCACGGCCCTAACCTTTGAAAAGGACGACTGGATATTTCCCACCTTCAGGGAGTCGGGCGTATACGTGGCGCTCGGCCATCCCATCTCCGCGCTCTTCAACTACTGGAAGGGCGACGAGCGGGGCATGTCCCCTCCCCAGGGGCTCAACATCTTCCCCATGAGCATCCCCGTGGGCACCCAGATACCGCACATAGCAGGCGCCGCCATGGCGCTCAGGATCAAGGGCGCCGACGCGGCGGCGGCCGGATACTTCGGCGACGGCGGCACCTCAAAGGGCGACTTCCACGAAGGGCTCAACTTCGCCGGCGTCTACAACCTGCCCGCCGTCTTCCTCTGCCAGAACAACCAGTTCGCCATATCCATTCCACGGACACAACAGACGGCGGCCGAGACCATGGCCCAGAAGGCGATAGCCTACGGCTTCGAGGGGGTGCAGGTGGACGGCAACGACGTCTTCGCCGTCTACAAGGCCACACGCGACGCCCTCGAAAAGGCCCGCTCCG
This genomic window from Deltaproteobacteria bacterium contains:
- the pdhA gene encoding pyruvate dehydrogenase (acetyl-transferring) E1 component subunit alpha — translated: MALRTIKNFEVKYLQILDEDGRFDASLMDEPPDAVVREFFSKIILARTFNSRALSLQREGRIGTYASIFGQEASQIGTALTFEKDDWIFPTFRESGVYVALGHPISALFNYWKGDERGMSPPQGLNIFPMSIPVGTQIPHIAGAAMALRIKGADAAAAGYFGDGGTSKGDFHEGLNFAGVYNLPAVFLCQNNQFAISIPRTQQTAAETMAQKAIAYGFEGVQVDGNDVFAVYKATRDALEKARSGRGPTLIECFTYRLDDHTTADDASRYRDESEVAAWQGREPLIRLRAYMKGRGLWSEEYERQVTGEAERTVDAAIEEAESAAPPEPADMVRHTYGELTPRQINELEELGWRR